Below is a window of Candidatus Cetobacterium colombiensis DNA.
TATTGGTGGAGACGGACTTGCTGCAATTAATGTTGCTTATCCTGTAATAACTTTAACTATTGCTCTAAGTTTAATGTTTGGTACTGGTGGGGCAACAATTATTTCAATTAAACAAGGAGAAGGAAATTCTAAAGAAGTTAATAGATATTTTTCTCATATGGTTATCTTAAATATAATTTCTTATTTAATAATTTGCACACTAACTCTTATTTTCCAAGATAAGATTACATATATGCTTGGAAGTAGCCAAAAACTTTTTTATTTAACAAAAGCTTATTTAATTCCAGGAGTTATTTTTAGTGTTTTCTTCATGCTTTCAATATCTTTAAATGCTGTAGTAAGAAATGATAATAGTCCTAATTTTGCTATGATATCAATGATTATTGGTGCTATTACAAATGTTATTTTAGATGCACTTTTTATTCTTAAATTTCAATGGGGAATGTATGGGGCAGCATATGCAACTGGAATTGCACAAACAGCTTCTGCATTATTTTTAATTTCATATTTTTTCAAAAAAGATTGTAAAATTAAATTTAAAAAAGAAAAATTAGACTTGCAAATTGTTAAACGTATTTGTCTTAATGGTTTTCCATCTTTTGTCTTGGAGTTCGCTGTAGCAGTTATAACAGTTTTATTTAATTCTACTTTAATGGTTCTTACAGGAGAAATTGGTGTAGCTGCCTTTAGTATTATTGCATATATATTTTATGTATTTAGAATGATTTTCAATGGATTAGCTCAGGGAATTCAACCTATTATCAGTTATAATTTTGGTGCTAAGCATTGGGATCGAATAAAAGCTACTCTTATTTTAGGACATAAGATTTCCCTATTTGTTTCTGTTATAATCTTATCTTTTGTTTATTTTAAAAGAAACTTCATTGTTGAATTTTTTAATGGTGATTTAGAACTAGTAAAACTTGCATCTAGAGGCCTTTTAATTTATTCATCTGCTGTTATTTTCTTAGGAGCTAATTTTATCAATATATCTTACTTACAGTCTATGGAGAAGTCCACTTTCGCTAATTTTTTATCTTTTGGTAGAAGTTTTGTATTTATTACAATTGGAATATTTACTCTTCCATCTCTTATTGGAATTGATGGAGTTTGGTTATCTCTTCCATTTGCAGATTTTATGACATTTTTAACTGGAGCAATTCTCAGTTTAAAAAATAAAATTAAAAAAATCTCTTAATTTTTTTTAGCTTGGAAAAAGAAATTAACTTTTATATTAGTATATATTTAACATAATATACTTTAACAATAAAAGGAGGGATCTTATGCTACATTTTATGCACGATTATGAATTTTTAGGATTAGCGAAAAAAAATTTTACAGATGATTATGGTAACGAAATGTGTCAATTATACTATATATATAAATGTAAAAAATGTCATAAAATTAGGATTAGAGAATTTATGGTATCTAAAGCTGATGAATCGGATGGAATTCCTACTGTTTTAGGTTTATATCGTAATGCTCTTGACTGCGATATTTTTAAAGCAATTGAAATTTCTTAATAGAACCTGTACAAGGAGGGATCTAAATGTTTTTAAAAGATTTTAAAGAGTTTGCTATTAAAGGAAATGCTATTGATTTAGCTGTAGGTGTTATTATTGGTGGTGCATTTGGAAAAATAGTTAGTTCTATTGTTAATGATATTTTAATGCCTGTTATTGGAATATTTATAGGAGGAATAAATTTTAGTGATTTAAAATTTATTATTAAACCTGCTCAAGGAAATATTCCTGAATCTGCCATTAATTATGGTAACTTTATACAGGCAGTTGTAGATTTCACTATAATTTCTTTTTGTATATTTCTTATGGTTAAAGCAATCAATCAACTTCGTAAGAAAAATGAAGCTCCTCCTGCTGATCCTGTACCAACTAAAGAGGAAATTTTATTAACAGAAATTAGAGATCTTTTAGCAAAAAAATAAAAAATTAATTTATTATAACATAACAAAAAAGAGGACTACAAATATTTTCGTAGTCCTCTTTTTATTATTTTTTTTCAAACTCTAACTTTACACTATCTATTAATCTTTGATCTTTTAGTAATTTTATTCCAGTTAGTACCATAGCCAATACTGCTTCTTCCATACCTTTATAAGCTCCATCCTCAATAGTTGATTGAGCAAATTTTTTACTATGACTTATGACGTTTTTGTATAATGGCATATAAGGATGTATTGTCGGACAAATATGGCTTACATCGCCTGCATCAGTAGAACCACTTTCCTCTGAGTCTTTGATTTCTTTTATTCCTATCTCTTTTAAACTTTCTTCATATATTTTCATCAATTTTTTATTTGTTATTAAATCTAAAAAACTAGTTTCATAATTTCTTATTTCCAACTTTGTTCCTGAAGATAATGCTGCTGCCTTAGCACAGTTTAAAACTTTTTCTAAAAGAATATCCAATTCTTTTTTATTTCTAGATCTTACATAAAAATTTGCTACAGCTAAATCTGGAATAATATTTGCAGCTTCTCCACCTTTAGTTATAATTCCGTGAACTCTATCTGTTGTAAGAATTTGTTGTCTTAAAGCATTTATTGTGTTGAATAAAGTTATAACTCCATCTAAAGCATTTATTCCTAAGTGAGGTGATCCTGCGGCGTGAGATGTTTTTCCTTTAAAAGTAAACTCTAAAGCTTCCATCGCTTGACTTGAAGTACTTCTTAAATGATAATCTCCACTTGTTGGATGAACTGTAATAGCTATATCAACATTATCAAAAGCCCCGGCTTTTGCCATAGCTACCTTTGCTCCATCTGTTTCTTCAGCAGGTGTTCCAATAACTAGAACTTCACCACCATAGATATTTACATATTCTCTTAATAATATTCCTGCTGCACTACTGCTTACTCCTAAAATATTATGTCCACATCCATGACCTATCTCTGGTAATGCATCATATTCTGCTAAATAGGCAATTCTAGGTCCTGGTTTCTCTCCAACATAATTAGCTAAAAAAGCTGTTTCTACTCCACAATATTCCTTTTCAACAAAAAATCCATATTTACTTAATAGTTCACAATGTTTATCTCTTGCTTTAAATTCTTTTAAACCTAATTCGGGGTTTTCAAAAAGATAATGGTTTAATTCTTTTAATTCATGAAAAATTTTTGTATATCTTTCTTTTAATTCTAAAACAATTTTTTCCATATATAATGCCCTCCTAGTTTATTTTAAAACTTTTATTTAAAGTAAAATTTTTATTTCTTTCTTTTTTATTTATAAACATTACTTTAGCTAAATATACAGCACTAAATCCTGCCACTAACTTTGCAACAATAAACGGCATTACATTTTCTGGAGAAACTCCTGCAACAAATCCTAATTGTCCTCCAAAAACATATGAACCTGCAACTGCAAATGCACTATTAATTATTTTACTATCATCATCCATTTTATCAAATATTCCAAACATTGGAATACTATTAACTAACGATGCCATAAATCCAGCTGTACCACTTTCATCAATACCTAATAAAGTTCCAATTTTTTTTAATATATTTTTTAAATATTTTTCTACAAAATATAAAAATGGATATGCACCACTTAAAGTTAAAGTTACCCTTGTTATGACTTTCATACTTTCATCAATCGGATTTAACCCCTCAATTATAGAATATCCAAACATTGTTTCAACAATTGTCAAAATCAATCCTAAAGTAATTAATATAGTCATTAACTTTCCAAATTTATCAAATGTTTTACATGTTTTTTCTGGAAAAAATAAAAGCCCAAGACAAATTACTCCTGAAAATATTATTACTGGAATCAAATTATAAACTATTAAAGTTGTATTTATCCCCATCATCAATCCACCGACTAAACATCCTAATGGTATTGTTGCTACTCCACTAAGTATCCCTTTAGAAAATTTTTCTTTTGATGAAGAATCAATAATTCCAAAAGCCACAGGCATTGTAAAGATAACAACTGTCCCAAGCATAGAACCTAATATAATTCCTGAAAAATCAATTAAATTTTGATTTATTGCTAAATCTTTAGCTAAAAAATATCCACCCATGTCCGTTGCTAAAATTGAATTTATGTATATAGAAGGATCTACACCAGTTAAAAAATAAAGTTTTTCGACAAATGGTTTTGCAAACTTAGATATCAATGGACTTATGGATAAAATTCCTAACATAGCTAATATAAGTGGCCCTGCTACACAAATTCCTTCTTGGAATCTTTTTCCATAACCTAATTTATTACCTGTACATCGGTCTAAAGCTCCCAAAACCGCAAAAAAAGTTAAAACAAAAAATATAACTTTCAACTATTATCCTCCTAAATTTATTTTATCAATTGATTATATCACGAATTAAAAAAAAATCTAGCACCTGAGTACTAGATTTTTAACTATTATTTTACTACTTTGTCTTTAAAAAGATCAAAGACTTCTTTTACTGTTAATATTTCATTAATTTTCCATGCATCTTTTCCTGCAAAGAAAATTCCTTCTTCAGAATTCCCTTCATGACCTTTTATTAAACTATCTTTTACACAAAACTTTCTACTACATTTTTTTAAACAAGAAGTACATTTTTTAGGTGTTAACTTCTCTTCATTTATAACTCTTTTTACATATGGTGATACTATAGCATTAGCTGGTAGACCTGCAGAACTCATTATTTGAACTACGTCTCCCTCTTTTGATTTTACATATACCTCTTTAAACTCTTGACTTACTTCACACTCTTCAGTTGCAATAAATCTACTTCCCATCTGAACTCCTGCTACACCTAATGACATCATTCTTTCTGCATCTTCTGGAGTGATTACTCCTCCTGCTCCAAAAACTGGTATCGATACTCCATTAGCAATTTCTTCAACAATATCCCAAGAGTCCTTCTCTGTTCCTAAGTGACCTCCTGCATTACCTCCCTCTACAACAATTGCATCAGCACCTAATTTTTCAGCTATTTTAGCTAGTTTTAAACTTGAAACTATTGGAACTATTTTTACTCCAGTTCCTTTTACAGTTTCAAATATATCCCTTGAAAACCCTGCTCCACAAATTATCATATCTACTTTTTCTTCTATTGACACTTTTACAGCCTCTGCAAAATTTGAAGCTGCAACCATTATATTTACTCCTAAAGCTCCACCTTTTTCCACAATCATCTTTCTAGCTTTTCTAATTTCATCACGAAATTCATCTGCTGGAATTGCAGTTCCAGATATTACTCCTACTCCACCTTGATTAGCTACTGCTGATGCTAATCTAGACATTGACGCTCTTATTCCCATTCCACCTTGAATTATTGGTACCTCTATATTTAAGTCTCCTATTCTCAATTTAAATTCACCTCCGAGTATAATAACACTTGTTATAATAACACATGTTATTAAAAAATGGAAACATTTTTTATCAATATTTTTTTTTAAATCATTTTTTCAAAAAATACTCTATAAGTTTTGTAAGTTTCATAAACATCTAATTTAGAAGAAACCTCGAAAGGTGAATGCATAGCTAAAAGCGCTGGACCTACATCAATTGTTTTTATTCCAACTTGAGCTAAAAACATTGCAACAGTTCCTCCCCCTCCTTCATCAACTCTTCCTAACTCTCCTATTTGCCAAGTTATATTATTGCTATTTAAAAGATTTCTTATGCTCCACACATACTCTGCATCAGCATCATTAGTTCCACTTTTTCCTCTGGCTCCAGTAAACTTTGTTACAACTATACCATAATTTAATTTTGCTGCATTTTGAACTTCATGTACACCTTTAAATATCGGATCTACTGCTGCATTTACATCTGAAGAAAGAGCATTAGAATTCCAAAGAGTTTTTCTTAAATCTAAATCGGTATATTCTTTTTTTATTTTACTAATTAAATCACTTGTAAAATACTCTAAGTAATTTGATTGTAAACCAGTTGATCCGTGAGATCCTGTTTCTTCTTTATCTGCTAAAAAACACACTGCTGTTTTTTCAGGAATTCCATTTATATCTAAAATTGCTTTTAAAGAAGTGTATCCACAAACTCTATCATCTTGTCCATAAGCACCAATTAAAGATCTATCCAATCCAATATCTTTAGCTTTAAAAGCAGGTACTAATTGAAACTCTGCTGAAATAAAGTCCTCTTCTATCATTCCATATGTTTCGTTTAATTCCTCTAAAATTTTATATTTTATTAATTCTTTAACTTCCGCATTTTTTATTGATGTTGGCATAGAACCAACAATTATATGAAGTTCTTCTCCTTTTATTACTTCTGATGTTTGTCTATCTCCTTGATATTTTGCAGCTAAATGAGGTAATAAATCTGGAATTGTAAATACAGGATCATCATCTTTTTCTCCTATTACAATATCTTTTTTCTCTCCGTTACTCAAAATTACAACTCCATGTAATGATAACGGAATCGATGCCCACTGATATTTTTTTATTCCACCATAGTAATGTGTTTTCATATATGCCAATTCTAACTCTTCATATAGTGGATTCTGTTTTAAATCAATTCTAGGAGAATCAATATGTGAAACAACATAATTTATTCCCTTTGTTATATCTTCTTTTCCAATTACAACAAGTACCAAATTCTTTTCTCTATTTACATAGAAAACTTTATCTCCTGCTTTTAAACTCTCTTTTTTACTAGCACAAACGAACCCCTCTTTTTTAGCTAGTTCTAAACCATATTTAACATATTCTCTTTCTGTTTTACCAAAATCTAATGATCTTTTGTACTCTTCACAAAATTCAAAAATTTTAGCTTTTTCTAACCCCTCTTTTTTCCAACCATTTTCTTTTTTTAGTAACATTCTCTCCTCCTTAATTTTTATTCATCATAAAAATTTTCTAGATTATCTATTTGTGAATAAATTACTGCCGCTAGCTTATGAGATAGATGTCTAACTCTTTTTTCTATATCTATTTTTATTAAAGGTTCCTTAATAACCCTTACTCTCATTTTTTTTAATCTATTTATATCTAATTCAACAGGTGTACTTCCTTCAGCACTATATCTATCTATAATTTCTTCTGGAATTTCAACAGAATTAACAATAACTTTATCAATCATATCAAAACCTACGTGTCTATTTATTGACTCTATATGATCAGCAACACTATAGTTTTCTGTTTCTCCCATCTGCCCCATAGCATTACATATATATATTTTTTGAGCTTTTGACTTTTTTAATGCTTCTTGCATATTTTCTAAAAGTAAATTAGGAATTATACTTGTATAAAGACTTCCTATTGAAAAAACTATTAAATCTGCTTCTTCAATGGCCTTTATATTTTCTTTAGGACTATTTACTTTCCCATCATAAAAAACTCTTTTAATTTTTTCTCCTAAAACAGGTATATCTGATTCTCCAAATACAAATCCTCCACTTGTTTTCTCTGCAACTAATTCTATTTTCTCAAGAGTAGCTGGCAAAATTTTTCCATTTATATTAAACAATTTTCTTAATCTTCTTATTGCCACTTGAACATCACCAGTTATTTCTGTCATAGCTGTTATCAATAGATTACCAAGTGGATGAGCTCCTATTGATGAATTTTCTCTAAATCTATATTGAAAAACTTCTTCTATTAAAGGTTCAACATTACTTAGTGCTATCATTACATTTCTTAAATCACCTGGTGCAGGAATATTAAATTCCTTTTTTAATATTCCACTACTTCCCCCACTATCTGCTACCGAAACTATAGCTGTTATATCTATTGGAAAATGTTTCAGTCCTCTTAGTACAACTGAAAGACCACTTCCGCCTCCTATTACTACAACTTTTGGATTTCTCATATTCATATTCCCCTTTTTTATTTTTATTATACCTACATTTTATAACATTCTTTTGCAAAAAAAAACTATATTTGTTAAAATAAATTATATATTTTAATTATGGAGGGGTTTTATGAAAAATAATCATGGAGCAAATCTTCATCACTTGTCTGAAACACTTGGTATTAATCAAAATCAAATCATTGATTTTAGTTCTAACATAAATCCTTTTGGTTTAAGTCCTAAAGGACTAAAGAAACTAGAGGAAAATTTAACTTTGGCAAGTATTTACCCAGATTCTGACTATACAGATTTAAAAGCTAGTATATCTGAATATTGTAATTGTAGTCCTGATAATATAATTTTAGGGAGTGGAGCTACTGAACTTATTTGTTCAAGTATTCGAATTATAAAACCTAAAAATACTTTATTACTATCTCCTGCTTATTCAGAATATGAAAATGAATTGAAAAAAATAAATTCTAACATTTATAAATTTTTCTACAAAAAAGAAAATAACTTTAATATTAACATCGAAGAAGTTATATCTCTAATTAAAAAGAATAATTTTGATATGATTGTCATTTGTAATCCTAATAATCCTACAGGGACTCTTATTCCTATTGAAGATATTGAAAAACTTTATTTAAGTTTTAATAAACCAATTATGATTGACGAAACTTACATTGAATTTACAAATTTTTCAAAAACATCTGCTATTAATTTAGTTGATAAATACAATAAAATTATTGTTATAAGGGGAACATCAAAATTCTTTTCTACTCCTGGAATAAGACTAGGATACTCTATTATATCCAAAGGTGAAATTTTAGAAACAATGAAATCTATTCCTAACCTTTGGAATATAAATATTTTTGCCACTATTATGGGAGAGGCAATGTTCAAAGATAAAGACTTTATTGATATGTGCCATTTGAAATTTAAAGATAATTTCACTCTTCTATTTGAAGGACTATCGAAATTTAAAGAATTTAAAGTTTATCCTTCTCAAAGTAATTTCATTCTCTGTGAAATTTTATCACCTAATTTTAATGCTAATAATCTTTATGATTTCTTAGCAAAAAGAGGAATAATTATTAGAAAAGCTGAATCTTTTGATGAATTAAATAATAATTTTTTTAGAGTTTGCGTTTTAACAAAAGAAAATATAAATTTTTTGCTACAAGAAATTTATAATTTTTTACAAGAATATTAATCACGGAGGAAACATGTTAAAAAAATTTTTACTTTTAGGTTCAATCGGTTTATCTACATTGAGCTTTGCTAAATATGAACCTTGGAATTTTACAGTTTTAGAAGGAAGCCTTATTAAAGGAAATGCTTTACCTAATGGTTTTGGAGCATCTGAAAAAGATGTTATTTTTGAAGTTCAAGGTACTACTAGATACAATCTTTTAGATTTATATTGGTTTGTTGATAGATCGAATATATTTAAAAATTCAAGTTTAAGTGATAAAAATGGAATAGATAGTAATTACACATATGGTGAAATTTCACCTAGAATTTCCCTTGATGGACTTACTAACACTAATCTTTCTATTGGACCTATATCAGAATGGTTTATTGCTACTCAATTTGATTTTGATAATGTCCACGGCAAGACCGACTATGGAAATCAAGGCCTTAGAAAATATTATATCGGTATAGGTAATTATATTTCTATCCCTGAAATGAAGTACTTAAAATTTGATTATTTTAAAACTAACTTATATGCTAGATATGTGGAAAAAAATTATGGCAGAAATGAAAAACAATGGGATGGTTATTTATTTAATATAGCTTATGGTGGTACAATATATAAATTTGAAAATGGAATGAAATTTGGATTTAGTGGTTGGTTAGACTATGATTTTGGAGCTAAAAATACTTCTGGTTATAATAAGCAAACACATGATTCACTTCAGTGGCAAAATCAAATTAGATTTTATTTTACTAATAATTTATCAGTTAGTTATACTTATCAAATTAATAACCATTTTTCTCAAGTTAATCAAAATAGTTCAAACCAAAATAATGAATCTTTTGGTATACACTATTCTATTATGTTTTAATTTTTATAAAGGAGGACTTTTATGTTAAAAAATGAATTATCATTAATTGATAAAAAATTAACTTTTGAAGAGTTAAACACTTTTATGATTGAAAATAATTATTATAATATACACAATGATTTAAGTGAATCTGAAATTGAAGATTGTCTTGAAGAAGGTGTTATTGCTTTCGAAAGTAAACTTCAAGAAAGTGTTGAAGATATATATACTTATATTGAATTTGAAGTTTTAGGTAAGAATTTATTACTTATTAAAAATATCTTTGAAATGTAATGTAAAAAACTCCTTGAATAAAGGAGTTTTTTTATCTATACTATTTCTTTTTCTACTTCATTAAAATATTTTGGCATTTTATTTCCAAGTCTTCTACTTCCATTTTCTGTAATTAAGAAGTCTCCTTCATATCTCATTCCACCAAAATCTAAATATGTTTTAACCATCTCATAATTTATATACTCTTTAAATTTACCTTCTTTTTCCCACTTTTCAATTAATTCAGGTATAAAATAAATTCCTGGTTCAATCGTTAACACATACCCTGGTTTTAATTCTTTTCCCATTCTCAATGATTTCAAGCCAAATTGAGTTTCTCTTTTTGTATTTTCATCATAACCAACTTTTTCTTCGCCAAAGTTTTCCATATCATGAACATCTAATCCTATCATATGACCTAACCCATGAGGGAAAAATAATGCATGAGCTCCATTTTTTACAATCTCATCTATTTCTCCTTTAAGAATTCCTCTTTTTACAAGTCCTTTAGCTAAAACTTTACAAACTTCTAAGTGGACAGATTTATTTGTAACTCTAGGTTTTGTGCATTCTTCTGCTTTTTCAAACATTTCTATTAATAAAGAATAAATATCTTTTTGTCTTTCATCGAATTTTCCTGAAACTGGAAATACCGTTGTCATATCTCCACAGTAACCATTTTCTAATCTTGCTCCACAATCAAGTAGCACTATGTCACCATCTTTAAATTCATTTCCATGAAAATGATTATGCAGTATTTGACCATTTGTTGTACAAATAGTATGAAACGATGTAGTAGCATTATATTTTTTTGCTTCACATTCTAATAGAGCAACTAACTCATACCCTTTCATTCCTGGTTTTACATTTCTCATTGCTGTTAAATGCATTTCTCTAGTCACATTTGTTGCCTTTTCTAATTCCATAATTTCACACTCTTCTTTTATATTTCTCATTTCAATTATAGCTTTTACTAATTCTTCTGAAAAATCAGTATTTATTTTAGACAATTCCACATTTAATAACTTAGATAACTTTAAAGCATTTTCAACTCTATATTGATTTGTAAAATGAATATTTACATTATTATTTTTTACATTTTCTATTAATTTTTCTAAATTTTGTAGCTCTACAAAATTCTCTATTCCAACTTCTAAAGATCTTTCTTTAAAAGTTTTTTGTTGTCCCATCCAAATTATATCATCTATTGTAAACTCTTTTCCAAAAATATATTCTTGGTTATTTTCTATATCAATAACTCCTATTAAATCTGGAGAATTTAAACCAAAGTAATATAAAAATGTAGAGTCTTGTATAAAATTATATGCATTGTCTGAATATGACATGGGCGACTCCGAATTACCAACTATAATTATAAGACCATTTTTCACTAATTTTTTTAATTTATCTCTCCTAGAAATATAAACATTTTTATTAAACATAAAAACCCCTCCTCATATCTTAGTCCTTAAAAAATACTATATCATATTTTTTTATATCTTTTTTATGTTTTTTCTTAAAAATAAAATACTTTTCTCTTAAAAACACAATATCTTGTGTTTGTTTTAAAAAAAAGCAATATATCTTGTGTTTACGCTGAAAAAAATTATGAATTTTTTTTGCTCGATTTTTTTTAATTTGATTATTTTTTCAACTCTATTTTGCTTTAATATCCTTATCTTTTACTGTCAAATATTTTTTTTTAACCATTTTTTATTTCATTTTTTACATTTTTACATGTTTGTAGAATTTAATAAAAGTGTGTATAATAATTAGAGAAAAAATAAAAAACTGGGGTGATTTTTTTGAAAGAAGTTATTAAAAGAGATGGATCGACTGTAAGTTTCGATAAAAGTAGAATTATTAGAGCTCTTACGATGTCTTTTAATCAAAAAGAAAAAGCGGTCAATGTAGATCTTATTGAAAAAATAGCGGCTCAAATTGAAAACCTTGATACTCCTAAGATGCATGTTGAAGAGATACAAGATTTAGTTGTTAAAAAACTTATGAGCTCTTCTGAAAAAGATATTGCACTTTCTTATCAAGAATACCGTACAATAAAAAATGAACTAAGAAAAAAAGAACAAGTTATATACAAAAAAATTGGTGAATTAATCGATGCATCAAATGAAGATATGTTAAATGAAAATGCC
It encodes the following:
- a CDS encoding MATE family efflux transporter — its product is MKFKSIDLEKDSISKLFFNFSFPAVMGMLISAFYVIIDGIFIGRGIGGDGLAAINVAYPVITLTIALSLMFGTGGATIISIKQGEGNSKEVNRYFSHMVILNIISYLIICTLTLIFQDKITYMLGSSQKLFYLTKAYLIPGVIFSVFFMLSISLNAVVRNDNSPNFAMISMIIGAITNVILDALFILKFQWGMYGAAYATGIAQTASALFLISYFFKKDCKIKFKKEKLDLQIVKRICLNGFPSFVLEFAVAVITVLFNSTLMVLTGEIGVAAFSIIAYIFYVFRMIFNGLAQGIQPIISYNFGAKHWDRIKATLILGHKISLFVSVIILSFVYFKRNFIVEFFNGDLELVKLASRGLLIYSSAVIFLGANFINISYLQSMEKSTFANFLSFGRSFVFITIGIFTLPSLIGIDGVWLSLPFADFMTFLTGAILSLKNKIKKIS
- the mscL gene encoding large-conductance mechanosensitive channel protein MscL; translated protein: MFLKDFKEFAIKGNAIDLAVGVIIGGAFGKIVSSIVNDILMPVIGIFIGGINFSDLKFIIKPAQGNIPESAINYGNFIQAVVDFTIISFCIFLMVKAINQLRKKNEAPPADPVPTKEEILLTEIRDLLAKK
- a CDS encoding M20 family metallopeptidase; this translates as MEKIVLELKERYTKIFHELKELNHYLFENPELGLKEFKARDKHCELLSKYGFFVEKEYCGVETAFLANYVGEKPGPRIAYLAEYDALPEIGHGCGHNILGVSSSAAGILLREYVNIYGGEVLVIGTPAEETDGAKVAMAKAGAFDNVDIAITVHPTSGDYHLRSTSSQAMEALEFTFKGKTSHAAGSPHLGINALDGVITLFNTINALRQQILTTDRVHGIITKGGEAANIIPDLAVANFYVRSRNKKELDILLEKVLNCAKAAALSSGTKLEIRNYETSFLDLITNKKLMKIYEESLKEIGIKEIKDSEESGSTDAGDVSHICPTIHPYMPLYKNVISHSKKFAQSTIEDGAYKGMEEAVLAMVLTGIKLLKDQRLIDSVKLEFEKK
- the eutH gene encoding ethanolamine utilization protein EutH; translation: MKVIFFVLTFFAVLGALDRCTGNKLGYGKRFQEGICVAGPLILAMLGILSISPLISKFAKPFVEKLYFLTGVDPSIYINSILATDMGGYFLAKDLAINQNLIDFSGIILGSMLGTVVIFTMPVAFGIIDSSSKEKFSKGILSGVATIPLGCLVGGLMMGINTTLIVYNLIPVIIFSGVICLGLLFFPEKTCKTFDKFGKLMTILITLGLILTIVETMFGYSIIEGLNPIDESMKVITRVTLTLSGAYPFLYFVEKYLKNILKKIGTLLGIDESGTAGFMASLVNSIPMFGIFDKMDDDSKIINSAFAVAGSYVFGGQLGFVAGVSPENVMPFIVAKLVAGFSAVYLAKVMFINKKERNKNFTLNKSFKIN
- a CDS encoding NAD(P)H-dependent flavin oxidoreductase, which codes for MRIGDLNIEVPIIQGGMGIRASMSRLASAVANQGGVGVISGTAIPADEFRDEIRKARKMIVEKGGALGVNIMVAASNFAEAVKVSIEEKVDMIICGAGFSRDIFETVKGTGVKIVPIVSSLKLAKIAEKLGADAIVVEGGNAGGHLGTEKDSWDIVEEIANGVSIPVFGAGGVITPEDAERMMSLGVAGVQMGSRFIATEECEVSQEFKEVYVKSKEGDVVQIMSSAGLPANAIVSPYVKRVINEEKLTPKKCTSCLKKCSRKFCVKDSLIKGHEGNSEEGIFFAGKDAWKINEILTVKEVFDLFKDKVVK
- a CDS encoding aminopeptidase translates to MLLKKENGWKKEGLEKAKIFEFCEEYKRSLDFGKTEREYVKYGLELAKKEGFVCASKKESLKAGDKVFYVNREKNLVLVVIGKEDITKGINYVVSHIDSPRIDLKQNPLYEELELAYMKTHYYGGIKKYQWASIPLSLHGVVILSNGEKKDIVIGEKDDDPVFTIPDLLPHLAAKYQGDRQTSEVIKGEELHIIVGSMPTSIKNAEVKELIKYKILEELNETYGMIEEDFISAEFQLVPAFKAKDIGLDRSLIGAYGQDDRVCGYTSLKAILDINGIPEKTAVCFLADKEETGSHGSTGLQSNYLEYFTSDLISKIKKEYTDLDLRKTLWNSNALSSDVNAAVDPIFKGVHEVQNAAKLNYGIVVTKFTGARGKSGTNDADAEYVWSIRNLLNSNNITWQIGELGRVDEGGGGTVAMFLAQVGIKTIDVGPALLAMHSPFEVSSKLDVYETYKTYRVFFEKMI
- a CDS encoding gluconeogenesis factor YvcK family protein, whose amino-acid sequence is MRNPKVVVIGGGSGLSVVLRGLKHFPIDITAIVSVADSGGSSGILKKEFNIPAPGDLRNVMIALSNVEPLIEEVFQYRFRENSSIGAHPLGNLLITAMTEITGDVQVAIRRLRKLFNINGKILPATLEKIELVAEKTSGGFVFGESDIPVLGEKIKRVFYDGKVNSPKENIKAIEEADLIVFSIGSLYTSIIPNLLLENMQEALKKSKAQKIYICNAMGQMGETENYSVADHIESINRHVGFDMIDKVIVNSVEIPEEIIDRYSAEGSTPVELDINRLKKMRVRVIKEPLIKIDIEKRVRHLSHKLAAVIYSQIDNLENFYDE
- a CDS encoding pyridoxal phosphate-dependent aminotransferase, giving the protein MKNNHGANLHHLSETLGINQNQIIDFSSNINPFGLSPKGLKKLEENLTLASIYPDSDYTDLKASISEYCNCSPDNIILGSGATELICSSIRIIKPKNTLLLSPAYSEYENELKKINSNIYKFFYKKENNFNINIEEVISLIKKNNFDMIVICNPNNPTGTLIPIEDIEKLYLSFNKPIMIDETYIEFTNFSKTSAINLVDKYNKIIVIRGTSKFFSTPGIRLGYSIISKGEILETMKSIPNLWNINIFATIMGEAMFKDKDFIDMCHLKFKDNFTLLFEGLSKFKEFKVYPSQSNFILCEILSPNFNANNLYDFLAKRGIIIRKAESFDELNNNFFRVCVLTKENINFLLQEIYNFLQEY
- a CDS encoding outer membrane protein OmpK; its protein translation is MLKKFLLLGSIGLSTLSFAKYEPWNFTVLEGSLIKGNALPNGFGASEKDVIFEVQGTTRYNLLDLYWFVDRSNIFKNSSLSDKNGIDSNYTYGEISPRISLDGLTNTNLSIGPISEWFIATQFDFDNVHGKTDYGNQGLRKYYIGIGNYISIPEMKYLKFDYFKTNLYARYVEKNYGRNEKQWDGYLFNIAYGGTIYKFENGMKFGFSGWLDYDFGAKNTSGYNKQTHDSLQWQNQIRFYFTNNLSVSYTYQINNHFSQVNQNSSNQNNESFGIHYSIMF